CACTTCAATGATTATTCACCCTTCAAGTATTCTGTCATGCTATCGTATCAAATCAGAGGTGCCTAAGAAACTTTTCGTTGTCTATTGGAGATGCTCCAGTATAAACAAAACAGTTGAACGCTATCAAAGGAAGATCGAGGACCTGGGTGTCAGCAACAAAGGAATCCATGAAAATACACAGGTTAGCTCTccttatctatatatatatatatatataatttgatgtttttaatagaATAGATGTCAATGGTATCGTtggaattaattatataattttttagtagcAAAATACTAGTACTTAATATAGGCGAGGGAAGAAATGTTGaatgctaacattgtcaatccAAACATCATGCATGTTCTCTATTTTTGACCTTTCTAGAAACAAATGCATCTTCAAGAAGTTAATTTATGGTGTCAcgaaaaatctaaattaaacTTCGATAGATGGATACGCATATGGTTGCTGTCAAATGCAGCAACTAATGCACTTTGAAcattgctatatatatatatatatatatatatatatatatatatattttgggaCTGCTTTTGATGTTTGTGTAACCAGCCTCCTACAGTTTTTAGTTGTGTCTGTCATGAAATATACCGTAAATGGAAGTTGCATGCTGATATTCCTTATAAAGTAAATTGACTGTGCTTTTGATTTCCACCTTAAACACAATCAAGATATacatcaattatgttataagcAGTACTTTACCAACATATATGCCTGGATATTTTGACCCAAGTTATAGCTGACTACCTTAGTCTGAAGCCCTTCTGTGAAACACGACTGGGTTAGAAAACAAGCACAAATAAGTTGAAGAATTCTTTAATAAGGTTATCTTTTAGCCAAAGCCCTTTGGAGTTTGGACACGTAAGAAACAACATTTATGGGTTGAATACCAAATATCGACTTAAATTGTTCCATTTTTTCCCCTTTCAGTTTATTCTCATGATGCTTCTGGATTTTCATCTAGACTCAATCCTTCTGTATTGTGGCATGAATATGATTATCCAGCAAGGGTTTAACAAATCTTATACtctagctttttattttcatctaagAATATTTAAAACGCAGCGAAAGGGAAGAAAAAGTAACGCTAGAATCACGTTTGGTTCATCAAACACATAGTATGATAGCTTATATTGGTGAGTGAATGAGCGGGAAATCATATTTGTGTCGTACATTCTTTGTTTACATGCAGCATCTGAAGGAAGTTGATATGAGCATGGCAAAGAAGATCGAGCATCTAGAAGATTCAAGAAGGTTTTCGGAACCAACTTTCACTAGTTTCATTCTGATTTGGCATTAGAAAAACACATAATTGACTATTCTCAACTTTGGAGATTCTTTCATCATGTAGAAAGCTTTTGGGAGATGAATTGGATAAATGCAGTATTGACGAGTTACAACAGCTAGAGAACCAGCTCGAACGCAGCCTGGACAAAATTAGGGCAACAAAGGTACTCTTCAATCGCACAATTTTCCAATGTTTTTATTGGACAAAGACAAGTGgtacaagattttttttgtttatgaagGTTGAAATCAATTGGCTTTAAAGGGAAAACTAAAGAAAGATATTCATAAATGCGTGTGTGCACgtttacatataaaataatcaaattagtcttccaaatatatatatgcaaaaagTCTCCTAAGATTTTAGACACCAATTTAATCATTCATAGTATAATAGACATCAATGTAGATTCACATCCTAATCAAGGGAGAAGATAGCCCATACCTCTAACAACAAAAAAACGGTTGTAGTAAACACGAAGAGATTCTCACAAATGAATCATGACTCACAAGGTTTGGatttatgaatatttatttatacactattcaattttttcatttatatttaatgtaggATTTCACCTTGATCACCATGCTTAGGATCTAACATCAATTCCTCTTACTCCTAGATAGGAGAAAGAAGAGTACTAACAACTCAGTCTCTAGCATCTTTTCAATTCACATTTTattagaaagggtatattaaataaaaaataaaacttatcaaattttgtaatttttaataaatttaatcaataatgaagaatatattcaaaaaagtatattaaaccATGAATTACTAACATTTCTCTAACCAAAAAAAGTCTAGGATACAATTCTTTTCAACTCAGGGGAGACCTGCCTAACCAGGCATCTTCAAAATTGAATGCTATTTACCACATCCTAAAGCTCTTATTGATTGTATTGTTGAACCAACCGGCTATTGAATGTTCACTTTCCTCAATAAGATGAAGATTTTTTTGAGTTCCATAGCCTTGGACAGATCTGAACTAATTTTCCCTTAAATCAATTCCTCTATGTAACGAGCAGAGCATCTAACACTACAAAACAACTAATTATTATGACATAAGGATCTTTGATAAGTAAGACTCCTAATTATAATTAACATAGCAACTCTCTAAATCAATAATCAAGACTCCTAACATTGAAGAACTTGGTACTGCCTGTGATTCAGAATCAATTGTTCAGGAAGCGAATCGAGAAgctaaaagaagaggtaaagttttatttatgattgaacgcatattttctttaattaatttgttttatattgcttcattaattaaaattaccatGTCCTTTGGCTGACTTCAGGAAAAGTGCTTACTCGAAGTAAATAAACGCTTACGTGAGCAGGTTATTATCATTCTTCGTTCTTTCCATTCCTAAACCAGATTGTGCACCTCTTTTATTTCAACTTAAGCGTGCGATTCATTAAGTTTCAGACtgaagttttattttctttagacGAGTAAAGTTTTGTAGAAGGAATgggaaatttaaataataatattctctaataatttgactatttttaaaaataaaagaaataaaataataaattactataaatttattgtattagtcttatttatcttataaaagttatataattgtcttcattttaaaaaaaaattgtcatctcGTTCCCGTCAAAACTCTAATCCTCAACATGTTCTGAAAGTTTCACATGAAGTATCAAATTAatgcaaaaaatatttctaagtaACTCCTATCATAAGctaaaaatctatttaattaaaaagatcaagtcacttttttttatactctTCCATCTTGGTTCAAAGCTAAATATTCCCAACATCATTTCATTGTTGTAGTACCGGATTGAACGACAACGTTGTTTGAGTGATCAGGATGTCGAATTCGCCACAAAAAAGGAGGGAGAAGAGGTGGAGACGGAGTTATTCATAGGAAGACCTGAGAGAAGAATGCCGTTAAAGTTGAAACCTACAACATATAGTGCTCATGCATACATAGCGTAatctaaagattaaaaattactaatgcCCATACAAACGCTGCTAGCTTCCTTGCAGACTGTTATATTCATGTCTTATTAAGATATGTAATTCTTGTTGTACCCCAAATCACAACGGCGGTTGTGAACGCctacttaaataatttatgtacaACAGTCATTATTTCAAAACTGTTCGTTAGAGTACTATATATATcagtttggaattttttttatttggttacaAGGTTGTGTCTAGTCTCTGCCATGTTGAAATGAAACAATTAAGGTTCCCTTCGGGGtgatttcttgtttttaattttaaaatttttagaaatcaaaatcaggtttgagtttttgtttattctttgtttatagtttttagaaagatattataaattgaagataaataaaatcagttaactattttatcttatcttgttttattatgaaataataacAGTCGCAGAGGTAGTGTAGTGAGagtgacaatgatgatgataatggtgGTGGTGATAGTGATGATGTCGGTGGTGATGACCATGGTGGTGGGGTGAAATAGTTGCATCAATGATGGTGACAGTAGTAGCAGTGGAATAGTGATGCTGTGTTTTAAAATCCAAACTAATTTGGCCAATCAAACTAGTTTGACCACAACCCGGTGGTCTGTTCAGGTCAAGTTGTCTATCATATCGACCATGCATTGAATCTGGTGCAATTGTACGATCTTGTTGGGTTTGCAGTTAAACTGGTGACCTATTAACCCAGGTCGGATCATGCCCAAGGGAGAAAACACGCTGGATTATGTAGGTCAGTTAAGGTCAGgtataaagttttaattttttaataaagaccGAATCATGTGGTTCAATTAGTGACCCATTGATTCAACCATTGGCCTAGTGATCTAATGCCTTGATTGGGTTAATCACcactttgtttttaaaattatgggtAATAGGGGGATGAAATAGTGGCAACAACGGTGACAACGACGATGAAGATGATAGAATGATGGTGGTAGTAGCGATAAATGGTGGTAGTTGCAGCGACAATGGTGGTGGGATGAAATAGTGGTAGTGACAACGACAACAACTATTAAGACACCAAAGTGGTGGTGACAACAATGGTGGTGGTAGAGGAGGCAATGACGAGGTGTGGTGGTAGTTGTTGTAGTggaatggtggtggtggagcaGTAGTGGCGGTGGTGACAATGGTGAGAGAAATGGGGGTGACAAGGGTGATGGTGGttagaatatgatttttaaaaataaagtcatattcacaattttttttcttagtttctatatataaatgtaaaactgttttgaaattgagttaaaaattaattcaactccATTTTTACCAAACacgttttatttaaaaaattacatttgaaaatcaaaaattaaaaactcgCAACTACTCCGGACGGGaatcaaaaaattaatgcaaaaaataaaaataaaaagtgtttggttgatgtttgattgaaCACAAATTTGCTTAAAGACTCCAAAACTAGAACCTTCACAACATCCCTTACTTTCAGACTTGTTTCATTTGCTTATGTTGTAGCTAAAAGTGGAAATcttgtttattgttgttaaaagaagaagaaatgtctTATATTCACCTAATTAAGGGCTATCAAAACAAGAAAGACATTGTCATGGCTGTTGAAATGAATACTCTTTGATGTCTTGTCTAAATGTTTGACACTTATCAACTTGGAAGCATCTGCACGGATGCTTCTGATGAATGTCGTGTCCACATGTTAGACACATTTATGATATCACACTCCCTAGACAACAGGTGAATACTGTGTTAGACACGTTTTTGTAGtgcctatttttcttttctttttagcgCTTAGACACATCACATATATTTCTTCAAACAGTTGAATATGCAGTGAACACTTCTCTAGACACCCAACAGAcacttctctatttttttaatcaaaattcctaaaaatcagccaaaaagagattttaaaaatttatgtttaaaactAGCCTATTTTGATAACTTCTTCCATATAACGTTCtatcttcttctcttttatttacGTATGCGGTTTATCCCTTTTGCACGACACCATCCCTTCACATTCTCGAGTACGCCGGTGTCACTGGTTATTTTTCATTCACCATTGTCTCGCTGGCTTCACATTCATGGTTCCTTTGTTCGTCGCTGcgccttgtttttcttttctagttcacctatttttctctccttttgcGTGTTTTTGATACATCTATTTGTCTTgaaataaatcttaattatcaattttcatttttgtcttgttaatatatatatatatatatatatatatatatatatatatataaaagcctattataaagtttaaaaatattttcagtccTTTAAATTTAGTCTATTGTCACTTTTGGTTtcttaggttttattttttttagtctcctaattttaaaaaaatgatttttagacCCTCctattgtaaaatatataaattaaattttggagacaaaatgcaaaaataatcCAAATTTAAAGGATAGAAAACACAGAAGAATGATACTTCTACCACaactgtttttaaaaaattgccgTTCGTAGACAAGTAAACGCGTTAAAGATAACTTTATAAAACCATTCTAAAAACactcaaatttaaaacaattttggtGAAAATCATCTTAGATTGAACTTTAAAGATGATTTTACCTGTTGGGCATATTGAatgtaaagaattaaaatagggtaattttattgatgtaaaatGATCCGTATAAAGAGGATATGATTCAAACGAAATCCGTATGATTCCCTTAAAGAGGAATTTGTCCTGCAAGATCCAGCCCCGCACCCACGACAATCAGCTCTCCTACGTCGTCGGCGACACCACGATCCTCGCCGTCGACCGCTCTGTTATGTTCCCCGCCTTCCTCTCCAAGCTCGCCGGCGAAGACCTCGACGCTCTCATCTCCGTCACCAACGACGACGACCTCGAACACATGATGCTCGAATACGAGAGACTCTATCGCCCTAACCTAAAACCTATTAGAATGAGACTCTTCCTTTTCACACTCTCTAATTAAAACCCTAATTCCTCTTTCTACTCCGAACGTGACCGTTTCGTTGAGGCATGGTTGATGGACGATAGCAATGAAAATCCAAGGCTTCCTCACCGTCGCAATCCCAACGAATCAGTTTCATTGGACCAATTAGCAGGTGAGCTCATCtcatctctctccctctctaaTTTTACTTCATTGTGACGTTTCTGGTGAATTTTGCAGATTTGGGGGTGTTATACTGGAAGCTCAATCCAACTACATGGAAATattctatttatcttttaattttattttgctttctgTAATTAGATAGTGCTTCAATTGTTACCTCTTCAGTCTTCATTGATTAACCCAGGATAGGAATAGTATTTAGAATTCCCAGCATACTATGAATTTGAACATACATAGAGCAGAGTTGCTACAGTAATCGGTGAAGTTCaggaaataaaattagaattcttgaaaagataataaatcctgcaaaatttgttaaaaagaaTTACTGAAAAGATAATACCTCGATTGAATG
This genomic interval from Glycine max cultivar Williams 82 chromosome 5, Glycine_max_v4.0, whole genome shotgun sequence contains the following:
- the LOC100805260 gene encoding agamous-like MADS-box protein AGL19-like isoform X3, translated to MLKSHSSSSLPEGGFMSSPVQEVPKKLFVVYWRCSSINKTVERYQRKIEDLGVSNKGIHENTQHLKEVDMSMAKKIEHLEDSRRKLLGDELDKCSIDELQQLENQLERSLDKIRATKNQLFRKRIEKLKEEEKCLLEVNKRLREQYRIERQRCLSDQDVEFATKKEGEEVETELFIGRPERRMPLKLKPTTYSAHAYIA
- the LOC100805260 gene encoding agamous-like MADS-box protein AGL19-like isoform X1, which codes for MVRGKTQMKRIENETSRQVTFSKRRNGLLKKAFELSVLCDAEVALIIFSTRGRLYEFSSSRCSSINKTVERYQRKIEDLGVSNKGIHENTQHLKEVDMSMAKKIEHLEDSRRKLLGDELDKCSIDELQQLENQLERSLDKIRATKNQLFRKRIEKLKEEEKCLLEVNKRLREQYRIERQRCLSDQDVEFATKKEGEEVETELFIGRPERRMPLKLKPTTYSAHAYIA
- the LOC100805260 gene encoding agamous-like MADS-box protein AGL19-like isoform X2, producing the protein MVRGKTQMKRIENETSRQVTFSKRRNGLLKKAFELSVLCDAEVALIIFSTRGRLYEFSSSSINKTVERYQRKIEDLGVSNKGIHENTQHLKEVDMSMAKKIEHLEDSRRKLLGDELDKCSIDELQQLENQLERSLDKIRATKNQLFRKRIEKLKEEEKCLLEVNKRLREQYRIERQRCLSDQDVEFATKKEGEEVETELFIGRPERRMPLKLKPTTYSAHAYIA